The Henckelia pumila isolate YLH828 chromosome 2, ASM3356847v2, whole genome shotgun sequence genome includes a window with the following:
- the LOC140882981 gene encoding uncharacterized protein yields the protein MDILKQELMKKRQSLSEDVGGKKFFKRSEIEQKRLQRLREEEKREAEAKALRHKKLQQEQQNEDPNSASGQNSKHDIPKSKPESSSSKTLADEKNIDDLNLPKQEVVRRLRFLKQPVTLFGEDDEARLDRLKFVLKAGLFEVDDTDMTEGQTNDFLRDIVELKNRQKSGILSDRKRKGREDGAEDDESGGRDDDLSGDGGSSGADHDKDFKRMKANFQELCDEDKILVFFKKLLNEWKQELDEMSEAEKRTAKGKSMVATFKQCARYLHPLFKFCRKKVLPDDIRQALLVVVKCCMKRDYLAAMDQYIKLAIGNAPWPIGVTMVGIHERSAREKIYTNSVAHIMNDETTRKYLQSVKRLMTFAQRRYPTMPSKAVEFNSLANGSDLQSLLAEEMSFGGNHQKEEMLMLMPAPKED from the exons ATGGACATCCTTAAACAGGAGCTGATGAAGAAGAGGCAGAGCCTGTCCGAGGATGTCGGAGGTAAAAAGTTCTTCAAGCGTTCTGAAATCGAGCAGAAACGCCTTCAGCGGCTGCGAGAAGAGGAGAAACGCGAGGCCGAGGCCAAAGCCCTCCGCCACAAGAAATTACAGCAAGAACAACAGAACGAAGACCCTAATTCAGCTTCAGGTCAGAATTCTAAGCACGATATCCCCAAATCCAAGCCCGAATCATCCTCCTCAAAAACCCTAGCCGACGAGAAAAACATCGACGATCTCAATCTACCGAAGCAAGAAGTCGTCCGCCGCCTCCGCTTCTTGAAACAGCCGGTGACTCTCTTTGGGGAAGACGATGAGGCCAGACTTGACCGTTTGAAGTTTGTTTTAAAGGCTGGATTGTTTGAGGTTGATGATACTGATATGACGGAGGGGCAAACTAATGATTTCTTGCGCGATATTGTGGAGCTGAAGAATCGGCAGAAATCTGGTATTCTGAGTGATAGGAAGAGGAAAGGAAGGGAGGACGGAGCGGAGGATGACGAGAGTGGAGGTCGGGATGATGATTTGAGTGGGGACGGGGGATCTTCCGGTGCGGATCATGACAAGGATTTCAAACGAATGAAGGCGAATTTCCAGGAGTTGTGTGACGAGGATAAGATTCTTGTATTCTTTAAGAAGCTGTTGAATGAGTGGAAACAGGAATTGGATGAGATGAGTGAGGCTGAGAAGAGGACGGCCAAAGGGAAGTCCATGGTTGCCACTTTCAAACAATGTGCCCGTTATTTGCATCCTCTTTTTAAGTTCTGTAGGAAGAAG GTTCTTCCTGACGATATTAGACAAGCGCTGCTGGTGGTGGTTAAGTGTTGTATGAAACGTGACTACCTTGCTGCAATGGACCAGTACATCAAATTAGCAATTGGAAATGCTCCGTGGCCCATTGGTGTTACTATGGTTGGTATCCATGAACGTTCTGCACGCGAAAAGATTTATACCAACAGTGTCGCACACAtaatgaatgatgagacaacTAGGAAGTATTTGCAATCTGTTAAGAGGCTGATGACTTTCGCCCAACGCCGGTATCCAACCATGCCTTCCAAAGCTGTTGAGTTCAACAGTCTTGCAAATGGTAGTGATTTGCAGTCGCTGTTAGCAGAGGAGATGTCATTTGGAGGAAATCACCAAAAGGAGGAGATGCTTATGTTGATGCCTGCTCCTAAAGAAGACTAG
- the LOC140884009 gene encoding N-terminal acetyltransferase B complex catalytic subunit NAA20 translates to MTSIRRFCCNDLLRFASVNLDHLTETFNMSFYMTYLARWPDYFHVAEAPGNRIMGYIMGKVEGQGESWHGHVTAVTVAPEYRRQQLAKKLMNLLENMSDKIDKAYFVDLFVRASNTPAIKMYEKLGYIVYRRVLRYYSGEEDGLDMRKALSRDVEKKSVIPLKRPITPDELEYD, encoded by the exons ATGACTTCGATTCGAAGGTTTTGCTGCAACGATCTCCTCCGATTCGCTTCCGTGAATCTCGATCATCTCACAGAAACA TTCAACATGTCGTTCTATATGACTTATTTGGCGCGTTGGCCGGATTATTTTCACGTGGCGGAAGCTCCTGGCAACCGAATCATGGGCTACA TTATGGGCAAGGTTGAAGGACAAGGAGAGTCATGGCATGGTCATGTGACTGCTGTAACTGTAGCTCCTGAATATCGCAGGCAACAATTGGCCAAGAAACTGATGAACCTATTGGAGAACATGAGCGACAAGAT TGACAAGGCTTATTTTGTGGACCTTTTCGTGAGAGCTTCTAATACACCTGCCATCAAGATGTATGAAAAG CTTGGCTACATAGTCTATAGACGCGTACTTCGATATTACTCCGGAGAGGAGGATGGGTTGG ATATGAGGAAAGCTCTGTCGAGGGATGTGGAAAAGAAGTCTGTTATTCCTTTGAAGCGGCCCATCACGCCGGATGAACTGGAGTATGACTAG
- the LOC140878639 gene encoding uncharacterized protein: protein MSNISKLEFAALDISDKNYLSWILDAEIHLDAMGIGDTIKDENNESPQNHAKTMIFLRHHLHDGLKIEYLTIKDPLDLWNNLKERYSHQKTVILPKARYDWMHLRLQDFKSQYREKGFKNYSELISCLLVAEQNNELLMKNHEIRPTGANPFPEVNAAMHDEKRKQNKTEFGRGRCHGHGRGRERRRGRFHPYNRGHEKPRDYSHSNKKNTNYQKWGNDQGKKVESDQNNKPKKSKNECYRCGIKGHWYQNCRTPKHLVDLYQASKEKAKDTETNFIYRGEDLSQVSSFSAPFDVSDFFEDPDGRIDHLTGDGSVQNY from the exons ATGTCGAATATCTCAAAGCTTGAATTTGCCGCTCTTGATATCTCCGACAAGAATTATCTCTCTTGGATACTAGATGCTGAAATACATCTAGATGCTATGGGTATTGGAGATACCATCaaagatgaaaataatgaatcaCCGCAAAATCATGCAAAGACTATGATATTCCTTCGCCACCATCTTCATGATGGTTTGAAAATTGAGTATTTGACGATAAAAGATCCGCTTGATCTATGGAATAATTTGAAAGAGAGATATAGTCATCAAAAGACGGTGATTCTCCCAAAAGCACGCTATGATTGGATGCATTTGCGCTTACAAGATTTTAAGTCT CAGTATAGAGAGAAAGGCTTCAAAaactattctgaattgatttcaTGTTTGCTTGTGGCTGAGCAAAATAATGAATTATTGATGAAAAATCATGAAATTCGTCCCACTGGAGCCAACCCATTCCCTGAAGTGAATGCGGCAATGCATGATGAAAAGAGGAAACAAAATAAGACCGAATTTGGTCGTGGTCGTTGTCATGGTCATGGACGTGGCCGTGAGCGCCGTCGAGGACGCTTTCATCCGTATAATCGTGGGCATGAAAAGCCACGTGACTATAGTCATAGCAATAAAAAGAATACAAATTACCAAAAATGGGGTAATGACCAAGGAAAGAAAGTTGAAAGTGATCAAAATAATAAGCCAAAGAAATCAAAAAATGAGTGCTATAGATGTGGAATAAAAGGGCATTGGTATCAAAATTGTCGTACACCCAAACACCTTGTTGATCTCTATCAAGCATCAAAAGAGAAGGCAAAGGATACAGAGACCAATTTTATTTATCGAGGTGAAGATTTAAGCCAAGTCTCATCTTTCTCAGCACCTTTCGATGTCTCTGATTTCTTTGAAGACCCAGATGGGAGAATTGATCATTTGACTGGAGATGGCAGCGTGcagaattattaa